The genomic window CTGCCGCAATCCACCGGCGGCGATCGCGACCCGGCCGTGGCGATCGGCTCGGACGGCACCCTCTACTTCGCCTACCAGAACGGCGATCGCACCTCGCACGTCGCCGTATCGCGCGACAACGGTCTGAGCTGGGAGAGCGACCACGACATCGGCGCGCAGCTCGGCTTGAACAACAACCTCTTCCACACGGCCGTGGCGGGCGATGGCGACCGGGCGGCCGTGGCCTGGTTCGGCACCACGACCGCCGGGAACGACTACAACACGCCGGGCTTCGCGGGCGATTGGTACCTGTTCGTCGCCACCACCTACGATCGCGGCCAGCACTGGTGGACGCAGAACGTCACGCCGGGAGATCCGATCCAGCGCGGCGGCATCTGCGAGGAAGGCGCCTGCCGCAATCTGCTCGACTTTTTCGGCTCGGAAATCGACAATCAGGGACGGATCCTGGTCGGCTACGAAGATGGCTGCGTCAGCAACGCCTGCCGGACGGGGCAGCGCTCCTTCGGGCTTCCCGGCGGCAACGATTTCATCGCGAAGGCGGTCATCGCGCGCCAGGCCTCGGGCAAGACGATGTTCGCGGCCTTCGATCCGCCCGCCGGTCCCGTTCCTCAGCCGCCCGCCAGCCCGATGCTGCCGCCGCCGGCCACTTCGACCTGCGGCTCGGTGGTCGCCAACGACACCGTGGGCGACGCCCACAATAACGTGGTGGCCCCGGCCGGTGGGGCCGATCCGATCGACGTCACGCAAGTGTCGTTCAAGCTGAGCCCGGACGGCCAGTCGATTGTCACGACCATTACGTTGAAGAACTTCTCGACCACGCCGGTGCCGGGAACCCTCGGCGCCTACTACCGGGTCGTGTGGACCGACGGAAGCCACAGTCCGGATGGATCGCTCAAGAGCTACGCGACGGAAGCGGCGACCGATCCCACCGGCTCCGTGACCTACCAGTACGGCACCTACGATGCCGCCGGAAACAGCTTCCTGACCAACGTCACGGCCTCGGGCTCGTTCACCACCGGTGCCGGCGGCACGCTCAATGTCTCCGTGCCGCGGAGCTACCTGGGAAACCCCACGATCCCCGTCACCACGTCGACGGCTTTGCCGGCGGTCATCGAGCCTTACGCGCTGGTCTTCACGCACGAGGAAGCGCTCTACTGGACGACGCCGGTGGACCGGGCGCCCGATTACGGCTTCGCGGGATCCAACTGGGCGGTCTGCCTGCCTGCTGTGACCGAGTGCGTGGACGACAACGACAGCCGCATCGCCTACTCCGACGGCTGGCACACGGGCACCTCCTCGACCGCCTCGGGCGGGCATTTCCACTTCCACAACGGCGGCTCCGCCGCTCACTCGGCGAGCCTCTCCTTCGACGTGCCCGACGGACGCGTGGGCGAGATTACCTACGCTTACGGGACGAGCACCAAGGGCGGCAATGCCAGCGTCTTCCTCGATGGCCAGCCGAGCGTGGTGAGCTATGTCGGGACGAGCGGGGCGGCGAAGGACCCGGTCATGGGCGCGTCGAAGAAGTTCTCCAACCTGGCGCCGGGCACGCACACCCTGGAGATCAAGAACCTGCAGGGGACCGTCTACCTGGACGGCTTCTGTACCAAGGCGTCGAGCCCGCAGGGCGAGCCCGACACTTTCCCGGGGACGACGAGCACGCAGCTCATCGCTCTGGCGCCCGGAGAGTTCAACAGCAGCCTCGTGCCGGTGGACGATGACATGCCGGTCCTTTCCGTGTTCGCCGAGGAGACGAGCAACCTGCCGTTCCGGCTGGTGGTGCTGCGGCCGTCGGGAACGATCCTGGCGACGGTGGACAGCGCCGGCGGCATCGCGTCGCTCACGACGCCGGTGTCGAGCTCGGGCCTCTATACGGTGAAGGTGATCAATCTGAGCCTGACCAAGGCGAAAGTCTGGACGGCAGTGACTCCGACCGTCATGAGGTAGCAAAGCCGCAGAAGCAGGACGAGAGGCAGCGGAGCTCATGTCGGTCCGCTGCCTCTTCGTTTATCTGCACGTTGGGGAAGACCACCGGCCGGAGGAGGATCGGACACTGGTCCGGCCGACGAGTCAGGCCAGCAGTCCATCCACCGCCGCGTCGATGACCCGGCCGATCAGCTTTTCGCGGTCGGCCCAGGGAAACGTCGGACGAGAGATGAGGAGTGCCGTGATGCCATGGGCAGCCGCCCACAGCGCCTGGCTCGCGGTGTCGACGTCGATGCGGCGAAACCGCTTCTCGTCGATGCATCGCTGGACAGCAGAACGCATACGCTCGTAGGTGATGCCGGGTCTGTGCTCCCGCCCCGGGCGACGCAGAATGAAGGCAAACTCATAAGCGCTGGCGTTGGCGATGCCGAACGCGACATAGGCGCGCCCTGCTTTCCGCAGGAACTCGACGGGGTCCCCGCGCCGCGTCGATTCGGGAACAGCTCGCAGTCCGTCGGCGAACTGCTGGAAGCTCTCCTCGACCAGGCAGTCGAAGAGCGTTTCCTTGTCCTTGAAGTGCAGGTAAAGGTTGCCGTGGGAGCAGCCGACTTTCTCGGCGAGATAGCGCATCGATACGCCGC from Candidatus Polarisedimenticolia bacterium includes these protein-coding regions:
- a CDS encoding sialidase family protein, with the protein product TQEIGLTPAGSTTEWTDNDGRSFTPSEGSGAPSGIDHETVGGGPYHLPLPTGVNPIYPRGVWYCSQAIADAVCSISFDGGITFGPAVPMYTLNDCDGIHGHIKIGPDGTAFVPNRNCNGNQAVIVSEDNGLTWNIRKLPQSTGGDRDPAVAIGSDGTLYFAYQNGDRTSHVAVSRDNGLSWESDHDIGAQLGLNNNLFHTAVAGDGDRAAVAWFGTTTAGNDYNTPGFAGDWYLFVATTYDRGQHWWTQNVTPGDPIQRGGICEEGACRNLLDFFGSEIDNQGRILVGYEDGCVSNACRTGQRSFGLPGGNDFIAKAVIARQASGKTMFAAFDPPAGPVPQPPASPMLPPPATSTCGSVVANDTVGDAHNNVVAPAGGADPIDVTQVSFKLSPDGQSIVTTITLKNFSTTPVPGTLGAYYRVVWTDGSHSPDGSLKSYATEAATDPTGSVTYQYGTYDAAGNSFLTNVTASGSFTTGAGGTLNVSVPRSYLGNPTIPVTTSTALPAVIEPYALVFTHEEALYWTTPVDRAPDYGFAGSNWAVCLPAVTECVDDNDSRIAYSDGWHTGTSSTASGGHFHFHNGGSAAHSASLSFDVPDGRVGEITYAYGTSTKGGNASVFLDGQPSVVSYVGTSGAAKDPVMGASKKFSNLAPGTHTLEIKNLQGTVYLDGFCTKASSPQGEPDTFPGTTSTQLIALAPGEFNSSLVPVDDDMPVLSVFAEETSNLPFRLVVLRPSGTILATVDSAGGIASLTTPVSSSGLYTVKVINLSLTKAKVWTAVTPTVMR
- a CDS encoding TetR/AcrR family transcriptional regulator, translating into MTSQAQLRTHRDRYRDSLRREILDAAREAFVRDGYGGVSMRYLAEKVGCSHGNLYLHFKDKETLFDCLVEESFQQFADGLRAVPESTRRGDPVEFLRKAGRAYVAFGIANASAYEFAFILRRPGREHRPGITYERMRSAVQRCIDEKRFRRIDVDTASQALWAAAHGITALLISRPTFPWADREKLIGRVIDAAVDGLLA